One Aneurinibacillus migulanus genomic region harbors:
- a CDS encoding HD-GYP domain-containing protein — translation MLNAYQQVMRLIYRHDSLTFLHIKRVAVLMERFASYMGLTSEECYIAKLGGFLHDIGKLELAPEVLHKRGKLTEKEIKHIKKHPVFGYHILKHYHIDKRIVEMTRWHHECFDGGGYPDKLCGTEAPLLCRMMAIVDAWEAMTGKRLYRSPLSHEKALAELQNGKGTQFDPELVEHFVAMISSMHVRFPKRSVTSSVPLTIPKP, via the coding sequence ATGCTTAATGCGTATCAGCAGGTCATGAGGCTTATTTATCGGCATGATTCGCTCACGTTTCTTCATATTAAAAGAGTAGCTGTATTGATGGAGAGGTTTGCCTCCTATATGGGATTAACAAGCGAGGAATGCTACATCGCGAAGCTGGGCGGGTTTCTTCATGATATCGGAAAGCTAGAGCTTGCGCCCGAAGTTTTGCATAAACGCGGCAAACTAACGGAGAAAGAAATAAAGCATATTAAGAAGCATCCTGTGTTTGGCTACCATATCTTAAAACATTATCATATCGATAAGCGGATTGTAGAAATGACACGTTGGCACCATGAGTGTTTTGACGGAGGAGGCTATCCCGATAAGCTGTGTGGAACAGAAGCTCCTCTACTATGTCGGATGATGGCAATTGTCGATGCTTGGGAAGCCATGACAGGAAAACGGTTATACCGTAGTCCGCTTTCTCATGAGAAAGCTCTCGCCGAATTGCAAAACGGAAAAGGTACACAATTTGATCCGGAACTTGTTGAACACTTTGTTGCCATGATTTCATCCATGCACGTTCGTTTTCCAAAGCGTTCGGTTACCTCTTCGGTGCCTCTTACTATCCCCAAACCCTAA
- a CDS encoding flavodoxin: MAKVILIYASMSGNTEAMADLIEEGLQSTGVEVVKKEVMDIRVDELHEYDGIILGAYTWGDGELPDEFLDFYDDMEDVDFTGKSLAVFGSGDTAYAEFCGAVDLLEQRVQESGGTLVAKGLKIELAPVGSDIDLCKSFGEQFAQAIGIKQR, from the coding sequence ATGGCCAAAGTAATACTTATTTATGCAAGTATGTCAGGGAATACGGAAGCAATGGCCGACCTGATTGAAGAGGGGTTACAGTCGACCGGAGTGGAAGTCGTAAAAAAAGAAGTGATGGATATACGGGTTGATGAGTTGCATGAGTATGACGGTATTATACTTGGCGCCTACACGTGGGGAGACGGGGAGCTTCCGGATGAATTCCTGGATTTTTATGATGATATGGAGGACGTAGATTTTACCGGGAAAAGCCTAGCTGTATTTGGGTCCGGGGATACGGCTTATGCTGAGTTTTGTGGAGCGGTAGATTTATTAGAGCAAAGAGTTCAAGAAAGTGGCGGAACATTAGTCGCCAAGGGATTGAAAATCGAACTTGCGCCCGTAGGCTCGGATATCGATCTGTGCAAATCTTTCGGGGAGCAATTTGCCCAGGCTATTGGGATAAAGCAGAGATAA
- a CDS encoding ribonucleotide-diphosphate reductase subunit beta, producing the protein MLKVQEVFNTEAPNRATKIIGGECSSILNWDDIRHPEMYKLYKVLIANHWIPSEIPMNKDKQQFKELSIAEQEAYKKIIGLLAVLDSMQTNFVTDVGQYFTDSSLVAIAAIINQQEVIHNQSYSYVLSSIADYQTQKEVFEYWKHDDVLRRRNLFIAKVYQRFRDEKSPQTFFEAIVADMILEGIFFYSGFAFFYNLARNQKMLGTSQMISYIQRDEAQHSYFFGEVCKLLLADFPELNTEANRQYVYDTIDEAVQLEVEWAHYVLQGIDGIDLKEFADYIRFIANKRLHMMGFAKVYTGVDNCMPWIRPFSDEALNQTKTDFFEGKSRSYAKVTTANGFDDL; encoded by the coding sequence ATGCTGAAAGTTCAGGAAGTATTCAATACGGAAGCGCCTAACCGGGCGACGAAGATTATTGGTGGGGAGTGCTCCTCCATCCTTAATTGGGATGATATCCGGCATCCGGAGATGTATAAATTATATAAAGTGTTAATCGCTAATCATTGGATTCCATCCGAGATTCCAATGAATAAAGACAAGCAGCAGTTTAAAGAATTAAGTATAGCCGAGCAGGAGGCGTACAAGAAAATCATTGGCCTGTTGGCTGTATTGGACAGTATGCAGACGAATTTTGTCACGGATGTAGGGCAATACTTCACAGACTCATCACTGGTTGCTATTGCAGCTATCATTAATCAACAGGAAGTTATTCATAATCAATCATATTCGTATGTACTCTCAAGCATTGCGGACTACCAGACCCAGAAGGAAGTGTTTGAGTACTGGAAGCATGATGACGTATTACGCCGACGCAATCTGTTTATAGCCAAAGTTTATCAACGCTTCCGTGATGAAAAAAGTCCACAAACATTTTTCGAGGCGATTGTAGCCGATATGATTCTTGAAGGAATCTTCTTTTATAGCGGTTTTGCATTTTTCTATAACTTGGCTCGCAACCAAAAAATGCTTGGTACAAGTCAGATGATTAGCTATATTCAGCGGGATGAAGCGCAGCATTCCTACTTTTTCGGAGAAGTGTGCAAGCTGCTGTTGGCTGATTTTCCAGAGTTAAACACAGAGGCGAACAGACAATATGTATACGATACGATCGATGAAGCGGTACAGCTAGAGGTCGAATGGGCTCATTATGTATTGCAGGGAATAGACGGCATCGATTTAAAAGAGTTCGCCGATTATATTAGGTTCATTGCTAACAAGCGTTTGCATATGATGGGGTTTGCCAAAGTGTATACAGGTGTGGATAACTGCATGCCATGGATACGTCCGTTCTCAGATGAGGCGCTTAATCAGACAAAAACTGACTTTTTCGAGGGCAAGTCCCGTTCGTACGCGAAAGTCACAACGGCGAACGGGTTTGATGATTTGTAA
- a CDS encoding ribonucleoside-diphosphate reductase subunit alpha — MSIVIKSENRRMRLDEERLGRYMARLLDDFPHLRQEQWMAGVQAKVSKEEIQAEDITRALYTSAVELISKEEPDWTYVAARAYLTKLYKEAARNRGYKSYVEQPYGSFYRLVKQLTDQDIYKRELLDTYSKENLEELGDVIDFELDKKFTYIGLLTLTERYLTTDFSGRMFELPQERFMIIAMQLMINEPEEKRLALVKEAYWALSNQYMTVATPTLSNAGKARGGQLSSCFIDTVDDSLQGIYDSNTDIARLSKMGGGIGTYLGKIRARGSSIRGYENKSSGVIPWIRQLNNTAVSVDQLGTRKGSVAVYLDVWHKDILAFLDLKLNNGDERLRAHDVFPGVCIPDIFMEAVENREEFHLFDPHEVRQVMGYSLEDFYDEEPGQGSFRTKYGECVNHPSLSRITVPAIDIMKRMMISQLETGTPFMFYRDTVNRANPNKHQGMIYSSNLCTEILQNMSATTVKEEMLEDGEIVIRKTPGDFVVCNLSSINLGRAVPDGVLERLIPIQIRMLDNVIDINKIEVLQAQRTNKRYRAVGLGTFGLHHLLARKGIKWESEEAVAYNGSLYERINYLAIQASMELAKEKGAYPLFAGSEWESGVFFTQREYDTEEWKQLAADVAENGMRNGYLFAIAPTGSTSIIAGSTASIDPVYELISYEEKTTYKIANPAPDLSPQTIWHYKTAFHIDPHWSIQQAAVRQRHIDQGQSFNFYVRPDIHARDFLQLHISAWKNGLKTTYYVRSRAVEMDECESCM, encoded by the coding sequence ATGAGTATTGTAATAAAATCAGAGAATCGCAGGATGCGCTTAGACGAAGAGCGCCTTGGACGTTATATGGCCCGGCTGCTAGATGATTTTCCGCACCTACGTCAGGAGCAATGGATGGCTGGCGTACAAGCGAAAGTAAGCAAAGAAGAGATACAAGCGGAAGATATCACACGGGCGTTGTATACATCAGCTGTTGAGCTGATTTCAAAAGAAGAGCCAGACTGGACATATGTGGCCGCCCGTGCTTATTTGACTAAATTATATAAGGAAGCGGCACGTAATCGTGGCTATAAATCATATGTGGAGCAGCCATATGGTTCTTTCTACCGTCTGGTTAAGCAGTTGACGGATCAGGATATTTATAAGCGTGAGCTTCTTGATACATACAGCAAGGAAAATCTTGAAGAATTAGGCGATGTCATTGATTTTGAGCTGGATAAGAAATTTACATATATCGGACTGTTAACGCTAACGGAACGGTACTTAACGACCGATTTTTCGGGACGAATGTTCGAGCTTCCACAAGAACGGTTCATGATTATTGCGATGCAGCTTATGATAAACGAGCCGGAGGAGAAGCGGCTGGCTTTAGTAAAAGAAGCGTACTGGGCGCTTAGCAATCAGTACATGACCGTAGCAACACCGACGTTGTCCAATGCGGGAAAAGCGCGTGGCGGCCAATTATCGAGCTGCTTCATCGATACGGTAGATGATTCGCTTCAAGGTATATATGATTCCAATACAGATATCGCCCGCCTATCCAAAATGGGCGGAGGAATCGGGACCTATCTGGGAAAAATACGGGCTCGTGGCTCGTCCATTCGCGGCTATGAAAATAAATCGAGTGGCGTTATCCCTTGGATTCGGCAGTTAAATAATACAGCGGTAAGCGTAGACCAGCTCGGTACACGAAAAGGAAGTGTAGCTGTCTATCTGGACGTGTGGCATAAAGACATCCTTGCCTTTTTGGATTTGAAGCTAAATAACGGGGATGAGCGGTTACGGGCGCACGATGTTTTTCCAGGCGTCTGCATTCCAGATATTTTTATGGAAGCGGTAGAGAACAGGGAAGAGTTTCATTTGTTTGACCCGCATGAAGTACGACAGGTAATGGGTTATTCGTTAGAAGACTTTTACGATGAGGAACCGGGGCAGGGCAGTTTCCGCACAAAATACGGAGAATGTGTTAATCACCCATCCCTAAGCCGGATTACTGTTCCGGCGATTGATATTATGAAGCGGATGATGATTTCGCAGTTGGAAACCGGGACACCGTTTATGTTCTACCGGGATACGGTTAACCGTGCAAATCCGAACAAGCATCAAGGCATGATTTATTCCAGCAATCTGTGTACCGAAATCCTGCAGAACATGTCTGCTACGACAGTAAAGGAAGAAATGTTGGAGGATGGGGAGATTGTAATTCGGAAAACGCCAGGCGATTTTGTCGTTTGTAACCTTTCGAGCATTAATCTTGGACGAGCCGTACCGGACGGAGTGCTTGAGCGGCTAATCCCAATCCAAATTCGCATGTTGGATAATGTTATCGATATTAACAAAATTGAAGTGCTACAGGCACAGCGCACAAATAAGCGCTACCGTGCTGTCGGTCTAGGAACATTCGGGCTACATCATCTGCTTGCGCGCAAAGGAATTAAGTGGGAGAGCGAAGAAGCGGTGGCGTACAATGGGAGTCTGTATGAACGGATAAACTATCTTGCGATTCAGGCTTCGATGGAATTAGCGAAAGAAAAGGGAGCCTACCCTCTGTTTGCAGGCAGTGAATGGGAGAGCGGCGTATTCTTCACGCAAAGGGAATATGATACGGAGGAATGGAAGCAGCTTGCTGCGGACGTGGCGGAAAATGGAATGCGCAACGGCTACCTATTTGCCATTGCTCCGACCGGATCGACTTCTATTATCGCAGGATCGACTGCTTCGATTGACCCTGTATATGAGTTGATTTCATATGAAGAGAAGACCACATACAAAATCGCCAATCCAGCGCCAGATTTATCACCGCAGACGATCTGGCATTATAAGACAGCTTTCCATATCGATCCGCACTGGTCTATTCAGCAGGCGGCTGTGCGTCAGCGTCACATCGATCAAGGTCAAAGCTTTAATTTCTATGTACGGCCAGATATTCATGCGCGTGATTTCCTGCAGCTACATATCAGTGCATGGAAGAATGGACTTAAGACCACATATTATGTACGCAGTCGTGCGGTCGAGATGGACGAATGTGAATCGTGCATGTAA
- the proV gene encoding glycine betaine/L-proline ABC transporter ATP-binding protein ProV yields the protein MDIKKELKIKVENVTKIFGKHPKRALRLLESGSSKQEILQQTGCTVGVSRANFEVYQGEIFVIMGLSGSGKSTLVRMLNRLIEPTIGHVLVDGKDIVNMTKDELRNVRRKKMSMVFQKFALFPHRTILENTEYGLEIQGIEKTARRQKAIEALKLVGLEGYEHQYPSQLSGGMQQRVGLARALANNPDVLLMDEAFSALDPLIRKDMQDELLELQSSMEKTIIFITHDLDEALRIGDRIALMKDGKVVQIGTPEEILLNPSNEYVERFVEDVDLSKVLTAGHIMKRAETVQVERGPTVALNLMRSLKISSIYVVDKKQKLLGAVTADGAKEAIEKNLPLESILFKDIPTVKVDDLLTDLFEKVSIAKIPVAVVDETNRLKGIVIRGALIGALAGNAAFINQMDLPDKQAAVSAPLREVK from the coding sequence GTGGACATAAAAAAAGAACTAAAAATCAAAGTAGAGAATGTAACCAAAATCTTTGGCAAGCACCCAAAGAGAGCACTTCGCCTTCTTGAAAGTGGCAGCAGTAAGCAGGAAATTCTGCAACAGACAGGGTGTACGGTCGGAGTGAGCCGAGCTAATTTTGAAGTGTATCAGGGTGAAATCTTCGTAATCATGGGCCTTTCCGGTAGCGGCAAGTCGACATTAGTCCGAATGCTAAACCGGTTGATTGAACCGACAATAGGCCATGTACTTGTTGATGGAAAAGATATCGTCAACATGACAAAAGATGAATTACGAAACGTTAGACGTAAAAAAATGAGCATGGTCTTTCAAAAGTTCGCTCTCTTTCCCCATCGAACCATCCTGGAAAATACGGAATACGGACTGGAGATTCAGGGAATCGAAAAAACTGCAAGGCGGCAAAAAGCGATCGAAGCTTTAAAGTTGGTCGGTCTAGAAGGATATGAACATCAATACCCTAGTCAGTTAAGCGGGGGCATGCAGCAGCGTGTCGGCTTGGCCAGGGCGTTGGCGAACAACCCGGATGTTCTATTAATGGACGAAGCGTTTAGCGCCTTGGACCCTTTAATTAGGAAAGACATGCAGGATGAATTGCTTGAGCTTCAATCCTCCATGGAAAAAACGATTATTTTTATTACCCACGATTTAGATGAGGCGCTACGCATCGGGGATCGAATCGCCTTGATGAAAGATGGAAAAGTCGTGCAAATCGGTACACCTGAGGAAATTCTGCTGAATCCTTCTAATGAGTATGTTGAACGATTTGTAGAGGATGTAGACTTATCAAAAGTCTTGACCGCAGGACATATCATGAAACGAGCTGAAACGGTGCAAGTTGAACGAGGACCAACAGTGGCGTTAAATCTCATGAGGAGTCTAAAAATTTCGTCTATTTATGTAGTAGATAAGAAACAAAAACTGCTAGGAGCGGTTACTGCAGACGGTGCGAAAGAGGCGATCGAAAAAAACCTTCCACTGGAAAGCATACTATTTAAAGACATTCCTACGGTTAAAGTGGATGATCTGTTAACGGATTTATTCGAAAAAGTGTCTATCGCTAAAATCCCGGTTGCAGTCGTGGATGAAACGAATAGATTAAAAGGCATTGTGATTCGCGGAGCATTGATTGGCGCACTGGCAGGAAACGCGGCGTTCATCAATCAAATGGATCTGCCGGATAAACAAGCTGCAGTTTCTGCCCCTCTAAGGGAGGTGAAGTAA
- a CDS encoding ABC transporter permease encodes MNDFLPKLPLADWVDGIVNWLTDHFGEVFDGISNGVAAFVQGIGNSLGFIPVILLSLIIGLLAWKLCNWRIALFTFVGLILIDNLGYWQQMLETISLVLTSVLLSVLIGIPVGIWASQSGSVKKIVTPILDFMQTMPAFVYLLPAIFFFSIGVVPGVVASVIFAMPPTIRLTILGIQQVPADLIEATEAFGSTTKQRLLKVQLPLAMPTIMAGINQSIMLALSMVVIASMVGAPGLGAEVYRAVTQIQTGVGFEAGLAIVIIAIILDRITQNMGKKKKGDIQNV; translated from the coding sequence ATGAACGATTTTTTACCGAAACTTCCTCTAGCAGATTGGGTGGATGGAATAGTAAATTGGTTAACAGACCATTTTGGTGAAGTATTTGACGGGATTTCTAATGGCGTTGCAGCATTTGTGCAAGGAATTGGAAATTCGCTTGGTTTTATTCCGGTTATTTTGCTTAGCCTAATCATTGGCTTGCTCGCCTGGAAGCTTTGTAACTGGAGAATCGCGCTGTTTACTTTTGTCGGGTTGATTCTCATTGATAACCTGGGCTATTGGCAACAAATGCTTGAAACGATTTCCCTTGTCCTTACGTCCGTTCTGCTATCGGTTTTGATAGGTATCCCTGTCGGAATTTGGGCTTCACAAAGTGGGTCCGTCAAGAAAATCGTAACTCCGATTCTTGACTTTATGCAGACGATGCCTGCCTTTGTCTATTTATTGCCCGCTATCTTCTTTTTCAGTATCGGCGTTGTACCAGGGGTTGTAGCATCTGTAATTTTTGCAATGCCGCCAACGATTCGTCTAACGATCCTCGGCATTCAGCAAGTACCCGCGGATTTAATTGAAGCAACAGAAGCATTTGGTTCAACTACAAAGCAACGCTTGCTAAAGGTACAGCTCCCGCTTGCTATGCCGACCATTATGGCCGGTATCAATCAAAGCATTATGCTGGCATTATCCATGGTCGTTATCGCTTCTATGGTAGGCGCTCCCGGGTTAGGTGCAGAAGTATACAGAGCAGTTACCCAAATTCAAACCGGTGTTGGGTTTGAGGCTGGTCTTGCTATCGTTATTATCGCAATCATACTTGATCGCATCACACAAAACATGGGGAAAAAGAAAAAGGGGGACATTCAAAATGTTTAA
- a CDS encoding glycine betaine ABC transporter substrate-binding protein produces the protein MFKKLICMITPALLALSLTACGGSGQTNATNGAPASVGESVNYKIVGIDPGAGLMKATTKAIDTYGLEKWNLVEGSGAAMTAALKKAYDKKEPIIVTGWTPHWMFSKFDLKYLEDPKGVYGEAENIHTIARNGLKEEHPNAYKILDQFHWTSEDMGTVMSMIEDGAAPDKAAAKWVEEHDDLVKKWTNGAGKGNGEKLTIAYVAWASEIASTNVIAKVLKDMGFDVTLRQVEAGPMWAGVADGSVDAHVAGWLPITHADYVSKFKGKFEDLGTNLEGTKLGLVVPKYMDITSIEDLKEK, from the coding sequence ATGTTTAAAAAATTAATCTGTATGATAACGCCAGCCTTGCTGGCTCTCAGTCTAACTGCATGTGGTGGCTCAGGGCAAACAAATGCGACAAACGGCGCTCCGGCATCCGTCGGAGAAAGCGTAAATTATAAAATCGTCGGAATCGATCCAGGTGCCGGCCTTATGAAAGCGACAACCAAGGCAATCGATACGTACGGCCTCGAGAAATGGAACCTTGTTGAAGGCTCCGGTGCAGCCATGACGGCCGCATTAAAAAAAGCGTATGATAAAAAAGAACCGATTATCGTTACAGGCTGGACACCGCATTGGATGTTCTCGAAATTCGATTTGAAATACTTGGAAGATCCAAAAGGCGTTTATGGAGAGGCAGAAAATATTCATACGATTGCCCGTAACGGATTAAAAGAAGAGCATCCAAACGCATATAAAATTTTAGACCAATTCCATTGGACCTCGGAAGATATGGGAACAGTCATGAGTATGATTGAAGATGGAGCAGCACCAGACAAAGCGGCTGCCAAATGGGTCGAAGAACATGATGACCTCGTAAAAAAATGGACCAACGGAGCCGGTAAAGGTAATGGCGAAAAATTAACCATTGCCTATGTAGCCTGGGCCAGCGAGATTGCTAGCACAAACGTAATTGCGAAGGTGCTTAAGGATATGGGCTTTGACGTAACACTGCGTCAGGTCGAGGCAGGTCCGATGTGGGCCGGAGTGGCTGATGGAAGTGTAGACGCACATGTAGCGGGATGGCTACCGATTACCCATGCCGACTACGTTTCTAAATTTAAAGGGAAATTCGAAGACCTTGGGACCAATTTAGAAGGAACCAAACTCGGTCTTGTTGTACCAAAATACATGGATATTACTTCAATAGAAGATTTGAAAGAGAAATAA
- a CDS encoding MFS transporter, with protein sequence MSTTKQKNKPLFILMLNMFIGMVGIGLIIPVLPAFLTEFGASGQAMGYLVAAFGLTQFAFSPIVGELSDKYGRKMMIVLGLFTFGVSQWIFGVATEMWMLYASRLLGGAGAACMIPPMLAYVADITTEEKRAKGLGLLGAAMSLGFVIGPGIGGFLAEYGVRFPFYIAAAVAGISTVISLLFLPETLTKELQMKARASEKKRESMITQFILSFKAPYLMLLILIFTLTFGLANFEAIFGLFVDQKYGFTPKDISIIITVGALLGTLIQAVVIDRLVQRFGEEKIVNISFVLSAVSLLLMVLPGNFWSILAITLLFFAATSLLRPAINTLLSKMAGDEQGFVAGMNNAYMSLGNIIGPSIAGILYDVNIHLPYMFGAVILFGSVILSVGWSKRRARKQPSTAAI encoded by the coding sequence ATGTCTACAACGAAACAAAAAAATAAGCCGTTATTTATTCTGATGCTCAATATGTTCATCGGCATGGTTGGTATCGGGTTAATCATTCCTGTTTTGCCCGCGTTTTTGACCGAGTTTGGGGCAAGCGGTCAAGCAATGGGGTATCTGGTGGCGGCTTTTGGATTGACTCAGTTTGCTTTTTCTCCTATTGTAGGGGAGCTATCAGATAAATACGGCCGGAAGATGATGATCGTATTGGGGCTTTTCACGTTTGGTGTTTCACAATGGATATTCGGGGTTGCAACCGAAATGTGGATGCTGTATGCTTCGAGACTTCTAGGCGGAGCTGGTGCTGCTTGTATGATTCCGCCCATGTTGGCCTATGTTGCGGATATTACGACGGAAGAGAAACGAGCCAAAGGACTTGGCTTGCTTGGAGCAGCGATGTCGCTCGGATTCGTTATCGGTCCCGGCATTGGCGGTTTCCTTGCTGAATATGGAGTTCGGTTTCCTTTTTATATAGCGGCAGCTGTAGCTGGAATATCAACCGTCATTTCTCTTTTGTTCTTGCCGGAAACATTAACAAAGGAATTGCAGATGAAAGCAAGAGCTTCAGAAAAAAAGCGCGAAAGTATGATTACACAATTCATACTGTCATTTAAAGCCCCTTATCTCATGCTGTTAATTCTCATTTTTACACTTACTTTCGGATTGGCAAACTTTGAGGCGATTTTTGGCTTGTTTGTTGATCAAAAATATGGATTTACGCCAAAGGATATCTCCATTATTATTACCGTTGGTGCTTTGCTTGGCACGCTCATCCAAGCCGTAGTCATTGACCGGCTTGTCCAGCGTTTCGGCGAAGAAAAAATTGTGAACATCTCTTTTGTTTTATCAGCAGTCTCGCTTTTGCTTATGGTATTACCCGGCAACTTCTGGTCCATTCTTGCAATTACACTGCTCTTCTTTGCCGCGACGTCCCTTTTGCGTCCGGCGATTAACACGCTATTGTCGAAGATGGCAGGGGATGAACAAGGATTTGTTGCAGGAATGAATAATGCGTATATGAGCCTTGGAAACATCATCGGCCCTTCGATTGCGGGAATATTGTACGATGTTAATATTCATTTGCCTTACATGTTTGGGGCGGTAATTTTATTTGGTAGTGTAATCCTCTCAGTAGGGTGGAGTAAAAGAAGAGCGAGAAAGCAGCCTTCGACAGCCGCCATATAA
- a CDS encoding bis-aminopropyl spermidine synthase family protein has translation MKNYIEETNANVRLQEGSWVIEQLLVECYIKPGISTKELARKTFLPVPVATAIKKELIKTGVLMQDRGVHCTREGIAYIENKLGYGGLNKALYKKLMANGTDWKTELADILSILTELFHMRPQVNVQIDQSKCTPETSLRRAILCLREHSLIGKQVLCVGDDDLVSVSLGFLLKRLFPNTRNQRASISVVDIDDRFLQYIRDIAEREGLAVMCHNIDLRQPLPEELHGQYDCFFTDPPYTLQGMALFISRGISALKREKGLPIFLSFAHKSPDFTLALQREFVGMGLSVREIILHFNEYEGAQMIGNRGQMIVLKTTDLTSPNVTTTFEDALYTGEVKRTLRTYQCKQCRESIRVGIQGDFFTIEELKNQGCPGCKSNTFILIDKKHIN, from the coding sequence ATGAAAAATTATATAGAAGAAACAAATGCAAACGTACGCCTTCAGGAAGGTTCTTGGGTAATTGAGCAGCTTTTAGTGGAATGTTATATAAAACCTGGAATTTCCACAAAAGAGTTGGCGCGAAAGACGTTTCTGCCTGTTCCGGTTGCTACCGCGATTAAGAAGGAACTAATTAAGACAGGAGTGTTAATGCAGGATCGGGGTGTGCATTGTACTCGTGAAGGAATTGCCTATATCGAAAATAAGTTAGGATATGGCGGATTAAATAAAGCTTTATATAAGAAACTCATGGCGAATGGGACGGATTGGAAAACAGAATTAGCGGATATTTTATCCATACTCACCGAACTATTCCACATGCGTCCACAAGTTAATGTGCAAATCGATCAGTCGAAGTGCACACCCGAGACTAGCTTGCGTCGGGCGATCCTTTGCTTAAGGGAGCATTCGCTAATCGGAAAACAAGTCTTGTGTGTTGGCGATGACGACTTGGTTAGTGTGTCGCTTGGTTTTCTACTGAAACGCTTGTTTCCCAATACAAGGAATCAAAGGGCGTCGATTAGCGTTGTAGATATTGATGATCGATTCCTGCAATACATTCGTGACATAGCAGAGCGAGAGGGATTAGCGGTTATGTGTCACAACATAGATTTGCGACAACCACTTCCAGAGGAATTGCATGGACAATACGATTGCTTTTTCACGGACCCGCCTTATACATTACAAGGGATGGCGCTGTTCATTTCTCGTGGAATAAGTGCCTTAAAAAGAGAAAAGGGATTGCCAATTTTCTTGTCATTCGCACATAAATCGCCTGATTTTACATTGGCATTACAGCGTGAGTTTGTGGGTATGGGCCTATCCGTTAGAGAAATTATTTTGCACTTTAATGAATATGAAGGAGCACAGATGATTGGAAATAGGGGGCAGATGATCGTTCTTAAGACGACAGATTTAACATCGCCTAATGTTACCACCACTTTCGAAGATGCGCTGTATACAGGTGAGGTTAAACGAACGTTACGTACCTACCAGTGTAAACAGTGCAGAGAATCCATTCGCGTCGGCATTCAGGGAGACTTCTTCACAATCGAAGAGTTAAAAAATCAAGGATGCCCTGGTTGCAAAAGTAATACCTTTATTCTGATTGATAAAAAACATATCAATTAA
- a CDS encoding CD3324 family protein gives MKYVKATTILPEELVLEIQKYVQGKTIYIPKQKTTYQKWGTLSGGRKLIDDRNVSIKNAFKNGRTFNQLAEEYFLSIETIKKIVYSE, from the coding sequence ATGAAATATGTAAAAGCAACCACTATTTTACCTGAAGAGCTAGTATTAGAAATCCAAAAGTATGTTCAAGGAAAAACCATTTATATTCCTAAACAAAAAACGACATATCAAAAATGGGGTACACTTTCTGGAGGAAGAAAATTGATTGATGACAGAAATGTCTCCATTAAAAATGCTTTTAAAAATGGCAGGACTTTTAATCAACTAGCTGAGGAATATTTTCTCTCAATAGAAACGATAAAGAAAATTGTTTACTCTGAATAA
- a CDS encoding DUF4362 domain-containing protein — translation MRKIVVFLIAIVLISCKHEQSPTNNWSSTKQQDETGYPLEMAMRSGDVVGVHGQVFNLEKLEVFMLNVQKKKDSNVKIVQYTIEGDPIFRELDYEGGRIHIVIDNAADKFTGTGKGKSKVTCSQIKKETSREKAETRYFLDGCNGESVEVLSTYKKPAR, via the coding sequence ATGCGAAAAATAGTTGTTTTTTTAATCGCAATTGTGTTGATTTCATGTAAACATGAGCAGAGTCCTACTAACAACTGGAGTTCAACAAAACAGCAGGACGAAACAGGTTATCCTCTTGAAATGGCAATGAGGAGTGGGGATGTAGTTGGGGTTCATGGACAAGTGTTTAACTTAGAAAAGCTGGAAGTTTTTATGTTAAACGTACAAAAAAAGAAAGATTCAAATGTGAAGATAGTACAATATACGATAGAAGGAGATCCAATTTTCCGCGAGCTTGATTACGAGGGGGGCAGGATTCATATTGTTATCGATAATGCTGCTGACAAATTTACTGGTACAGGAAAAGGGAAAAGTAAGGTTACCTGTTCACAAATCAAGAAAGAAACTAGCAGAGAAAAAGCGGAAACACGTTATTTTCTAGATGGATGTAATGGTGAGTCGGTGGAAGTTCTGTCTACATATAAAAAACCAGCAAGGTAA